In Salmo salar chromosome ssa24, Ssal_v3.1, whole genome shotgun sequence, the following proteins share a genomic window:
- the LOC100195692 gene encoding cAMP-specific 3,5-cyclic phosphodiesterase 4D: MDTAGGNVTASLVSGSGSFSSSSSCTGGNANAPKHLWRQQNQAALSPLHHALGVRTNNRVRRGFSDTEKYLSPKTMDRTYAVDTGHRPCLKKSRMSWPSSFQGLRR; encoded by the coding sequence ATGGATACCGCCGGCGGGAATGTGACAGCATCCCTCGTCTCTGGCAGTGGTAGcttcagcagcagcagtagctgcACTGGTGGAAACGCGAATGCGCCTAAACATTTGTGGAGGCAACAGAACCAAGCAGCGCTCTCTCCGCTCCACCACGCGCTCGGAGTACGGACGAACAACCGGGTGAGAAGAGGATTTTCGGACACCGAGAAATACCTCAGCCCTAAGACCATGGACCGAACTTATGCAGTGGACACCGGGCACCGACCCTGTTTGAAGAAATCGCGGATGTCATGGCCATCCTCGTTCCAAGGACTTCGACGGTAA